Proteins encoded by one window of Dryocola sp. LX212:
- a CDS encoding DeoR/GlpR family transcriptional regulator, whose product MKQTQRHDAIVELVKKQGYVSTEELVEQFAVSPQTIRRDLNDLADQNLIMRHHGGAALPSSSVNTSWHDRKATQTAEKERIARKVASQIPNGATLFIDIGTTPEAVAHALLDHSNLRVVTNNLNVANTLMVKEDFRIILAGGELRSRDGGIIGEATLDFISQFRLDFGILGISGIDSDGSLLEFDYHEVRTKKAIIENSRCVMLVVDHSKFGRNAMVNLGSISLVDQVYTDVPPPPGVMQVIKDNNLVLELC is encoded by the coding sequence GTGAAACAAACACAACGTCACGACGCGATTGTCGAACTGGTTAAAAAACAGGGCTATGTCAGCACCGAGGAGTTGGTGGAGCAGTTTGCGGTCAGCCCGCAGACCATTCGCCGGGATCTGAACGACCTGGCGGATCAGAATTTAATTATGCGCCACCACGGCGGGGCGGCGCTGCCGTCCAGTTCGGTGAATACTTCATGGCACGATCGCAAAGCTACCCAGACGGCAGAGAAAGAGCGCATCGCCCGTAAAGTGGCAAGCCAGATCCCGAACGGCGCCACGCTGTTTATCGACATCGGCACCACGCCGGAGGCAGTTGCCCATGCCCTGCTGGACCACAGCAATCTGCGCGTCGTCACCAACAACCTGAACGTCGCCAACACGCTGATGGTGAAAGAGGATTTTCGCATCATTCTGGCAGGCGGTGAGCTCCGCAGCCGCGACGGTGGGATCATCGGCGAGGCGACGCTCGATTTTATCTCCCAGTTCCGTCTCGACTTCGGCATTCTGGGGATCAGCGGCATCGACAGCGACGGCTCGCTGCTGGAGTTTGATTACCACGAAGTGCGCACCAAAAAGGCGATTATCGAAAACTCCCGCTGCGTGATGCTGGTCGTAGACCACTCCAAATTTGGCCGTAACGCGATGGTGAATTTGGGCAGCATCAGCCTTGTGGATCAGGTCTATACCGACGTGCCGCCACCGCCGGGCGTGATGCAGGTGATCAAAGATAACAATCTGGTGCTGGAGCTGTGCTGA
- the glpG gene encoding rhomboid family intramembrane serine protease GlpG — translation MIMITSFANPRVAQAFVDYMATQGVVLTLQQHQQQSDVWLADDAQEAKVRSELEQFLANPGDARYLAASWSAGDTASGLRYQRYPFFATIKQKAGPFTLAMIAACVLVYLAMQVMGDRTVMALLAWPYADSLKYEFWRYFSHALLHFSILHITFNLLWWWYLGGPLEKRLGSGKLIVLTLISALLSGYVQAKFSGPLFGGLSGTVYALMGYVWLRGERDPESGIFMQRGLMAFAVLWIVLGYFDILGMSIANAAHVTGLLVGLAMAMVDTLHARKRT, via the coding sequence ATGATCATGATTACCTCGTTTGCCAACCCCCGGGTTGCGCAGGCGTTCGTCGACTATATGGCGACCCAGGGCGTTGTCCTGACCCTGCAGCAGCATCAGCAGCAAAGCGATGTCTGGCTGGCGGACGACGCTCAGGAAGCAAAAGTCCGCAGCGAACTGGAGCAGTTTCTCGCCAACCCAGGCGACGCGCGCTATCTGGCTGCCAGCTGGTCTGCGGGCGATACCGCAAGCGGGCTGCGCTACCAGCGCTATCCCTTCTTTGCCACCATCAAACAAAAAGCCGGGCCGTTCACGCTGGCGATGATTGCCGCCTGCGTGCTGGTCTATCTGGCAATGCAGGTAATGGGCGATCGCACCGTCATGGCCCTGCTCGCCTGGCCGTACGCGGACAGCCTGAAGTATGAGTTCTGGCGCTATTTCAGCCACGCGCTGCTGCACTTTTCCATCCTGCACATCACCTTCAACCTGCTATGGTGGTGGTATCTCGGCGGCCCGCTGGAGAAACGCCTCGGCAGTGGAAAACTCATCGTGCTGACCCTTATTTCGGCGCTGCTCAGCGGCTACGTGCAGGCTAAATTCAGCGGCCCGCTGTTCGGCGGCCTGTCCGGTACGGTCTACGCGCTGATGGGCTACGTCTGGCTGCGCGGTGAGCGCGACCCGGAAAGCGGCATCTTTATGCAGCGCGGCCTGATGGCCTTTGCCGTGCTGTGGATTGTGCTTGGCTACTTCGATATTTTAGGCATGTCGATTGCCAATGCCGCCCACGTCACCGGATTACTGGTTGGACTTGCGATGGCGATGGTGGATACCCTGCATGCGCGAAAACGAACATAA
- the glpE gene encoding thiosulfate sulfurtransferase GlpE, whose product MDQFECIGVEEAHQKLHQKLAVLVDIRDPQSFAMGHTPGAFHLTNDRLVAFMQQTDFDTPVMVMCYHGNSSKGAAQYLLQQGYDSVYSVDGGFDAWHRHFPAEVTHGAA is encoded by the coding sequence ATGGATCAATTTGAATGTATTGGTGTGGAAGAAGCACACCAGAAGCTGCACCAGAAGCTGGCGGTATTAGTTGATATCCGCGATCCGCAAAGCTTTGCGATGGGCCACACGCCGGGCGCTTTCCACCTGACTAACGACCGGCTGGTCGCTTTTATGCAGCAGACGGATTTCGACACGCCGGTGATGGTGATGTGCTATCACGGTAACAGCAGCAAGGGCGCGGCCCAGTATTTGCTGCAGCAGGGGTATGACAGCGTCTACAGCGTTGACGGCGGCTTTGATGCCTGGCATCGCCATTTCCCGGCTGAAGTCACCCACGGCGCAGCCTGA